In Zea mays cultivar B73 chromosome 7, Zm-B73-REFERENCE-NAM-5.0, whole genome shotgun sequence, the following proteins share a genomic window:
- the LOC109940910 gene encoding rho GTPase-activating protein 7, with protein sequence MHTAPQMNARSRRPAAARGAKAPPKSDSRVTETDPRKTVTPVKGSGNAGTRGTMNRIQSRRERKLALQQDVDKLKKKLRHEENVHRALERAFTRPLGALPRLPPYLPSQTLALLAEVAVLEEEVVRLEEQVVSFRQGIYQEATVFSSAKNTQLPGGDAPVPAQLTPPNPVLNSDISPATESHHPPNARPSSPHNGVANGKQTPTKPVVNTTSPSQDDRSGAGKENQSCSNSSSTSGRRTPKSRPTATPPDRRSRATPSQLNLKKQTAEACIL encoded by the exons ATGCATACGGCACCACAGATGAATGCCCGGTCTCggaggccggcggcggcgcgcggtgcGAAAGCGCCCCCGAAGAGCGACAGCAGA GTGACGGAGACGGATCCGAGGAAGACCGTGACGCCGGTGAAGGGATCGGGCAACGCCGGTACCAGGGGCACCATGAACAGGATCCAGTCGAGGAGAGAGCGAAAGCTCGCGCTACAGCAAGAT GTGGAtaagctgaagaagaagctgcggCACGAGGAGAACGTCCACCGTGCGCTGGAGCGGGCGTTCACGCGGCCGCTCGGCGCCCTACCTCGCCTGCCGCCGTACCTGCCGTCTCAG ACGCTAGCCCTTCTCGCGGAGGTGGCGGTGCTGGAGGAGGAGGTCGTCCGGCTAGAGGAGCAGGTGGTGAGTTTCCGGCAGGGAATCTACCAGGAGGCGACCGTCTTCTCCTCCGCCAAGAACACCCAACTCCCCGGCGGCGATGCTCCCGTGCCGGCGCAGCTCACACCGCCGAACCCGGTGCTGAATTCTGACATCTCACCCGCGACAGAAAGCCACCATCCTCCCAACGCTCGTCCATCGTCGCCGCACAACGGCGTGGCCAATGGCAAGCAAACGCCAACAAAGCCCGTCGTCAACACTACCTCGCCGAGCCAGGATGACCGGTCCGGGGCAGGGAAAGAGAACCAGTCCTGCAGCAACTCGTCGAGCACGAGCGGCCGCCGGACGCCCAAGTCCAGGCCGACGGCGACGCCGCCCGACAGACGCAGCAGAGCTACTCCCTCTCAGCTAAATTTAAAAAAACAAACAGCAGAGGCATGCATTCTGTGA